Proteins from one Anthonomus grandis grandis chromosome 8, icAntGran1.3, whole genome shotgun sequence genomic window:
- the LOC126740022 gene encoding tyrosine-protein kinase Src64B isoform X1, with translation MGNCCCCRSSADPKTKYGNIHGYPVYKTEINTDVIRAPTTHAPASKLPKPIHPVIQTPVTPTRPKIVVGVYKYEARDSQDLSFDKGDRMEVLDESDQDWLFVEHLITGHKGFIPGNFVAPELSVESEDWFFENISRKEAEKLLLGDESQPRGTFLIRPSEHNPNGYSLSVKDWEVHRGYHVKHYKIKPLDNGGFYISTNKTYESLPELVLAYSKNALGLCHVLSKPCRKPEPTMWDLAPTYRDKWEISRDEIQLLRRLGRGNFGEVFFGKWKNQYEVAVKTLREGTMSTQAFLQEAAIMKKFRHKRLVALYGICSEQEPVYIVQEYMSKGSLLDFLRKDEGKLLEFEDLIYIAFQVASGMEYLESKQLIHRDLAARNVLIGENNIAKICDFGLARVIEDNEYCPKQGSRFPVKWTAPEAIVYGKFSIKSDVWSYGILLMELFTYGQVPYPGMHGREVIELVEQGYRMPKPTSHNLPDEIYQIMLKCWDTIAEARPTFEFLTHYFERFNVTSEVPYREVPD, from the exons GATACCCAGTTTACAAAACCGAAATTAACACAGACGTAATAAGGGCTCCGACAACACACGCTCCCGCGAGCAAACTGCCAAAACCGATACATCCAGTGATACAGACACCAGTCACCCCAACTCGACCGAAGATTGTCGTGGGAGTTTATAAATATGAAGCTAGGGACTCACAG GATCTTTCCTTCGACAAAGGAGACCGCATGGAAGTTCTCGACGAATCTGACCAGGATTGGCTGTTTGTCGAGCATCTCATTACTGGCCATAAAggatttattccaggcaacttTGTGGCTCCGGAGCTGAGCGTGGAGAGTGAAGA TTGGTTCTTTGAGAACATTTCCCGGAAAGAAGCAGAAAAACTCCTACTGGGCGACGAAAGTCAACCTCGAGGCACTTTTCTGATCCGTCCCTCGGAACATAACCCTAACGGTTACTCTCTCTCCGTGAAAGATTGGGAAGTGCATCGCGGTTACCACGTGAAACATTACAAAATCAAACCGCTGGACAACGGAGGCTTTTACATTTCTACCAATAAGACTTACGAGTCCTTGCCCGAGCTAGTGCTTGCTTATAGCA aAAATGCTCTTGGGTTGTGCCATGTTTTATCCAAACCATGTAGGAAACCTGAACCCACTATGTGGGATCTTGCACCGACTTACAGAGATAAATGGGAGATATCTAGGGATGAGATTCAATTGTTGCGAAG GCTTGGTCGTGGCAATTTTGGAGAAGTTTTCTTTGGAAAATGGAAGAATCAGTATGAGGTGGCGGTAAAGACATTACGAGAGGGCACCATGTCCACGCAAGCTTTCTTACAAGAGGCGGCTATCATGAAAAAATTCCGTCATAAAAGACTG GTGGCCCTTTACGGCATATGCAGCGAACAAGAACCAGTCTACATAGTCCAAGAGTACATGTCGAAAGGCAGCCTACTCGATTTCCTCCGTAAAGACGAGGGCAAACTGTTAGAATTCGAAGACCTGATCTACATAGCGTTTCAAGTAGCCTCCGGTATGGAATACCTCGAGTCCAAGCAGCTGATTCACAGAGACTTGGCCGCCCGCAACGTGCTGATCGGCGAAAATAACATCGCGAAAATTTGCGATTTCGGTTTGGCTAGGGTGATCGAGGACAACGAGTATTGCCCGAAACAAGGCAGCAGGTTCCCGGTTAAATGGACCGCTCCGGAAGCCATAGTTTACGGAAAGTTCTCGATTAAATCGGACGTGTGGTCTTACGGTATATTACTGATGGAACTGTTTACTTACGGTCAGGTTCCTTATCCGGGAATGCACGGTAGGGAAGTGATCGAGCTGGTCGAGCAGGGATATCGTATGCCGAAACCGACTTCGCATAATTTACCCGACGAAATCTATCAGATTATGTTGAAGTGTTGGGATACGATCGCGGAAGCGAGACCGACATTCGAGTTCCTTACGCATTATTTCGAGAGGTTTAATGTGACGAGTGAGGTGCCTTACAGAGAGGTGCCCGATTAA
- the LOC126740022 gene encoding tyrosine-protein kinase Src64B isoform X2, with protein MGNCCCCRSSADPKTKYGYPVYKTEINTDVIRAPTTHAPASKLPKPIHPVIQTPVTPTRPKIVVGVYKYEARDSQDLSFDKGDRMEVLDESDQDWLFVEHLITGHKGFIPGNFVAPELSVESEDWFFENISRKEAEKLLLGDESQPRGTFLIRPSEHNPNGYSLSVKDWEVHRGYHVKHYKIKPLDNGGFYISTNKTYESLPELVLAYSKNALGLCHVLSKPCRKPEPTMWDLAPTYRDKWEISRDEIQLLRRLGRGNFGEVFFGKWKNQYEVAVKTLREGTMSTQAFLQEAAIMKKFRHKRLVALYGICSEQEPVYIVQEYMSKGSLLDFLRKDEGKLLEFEDLIYIAFQVASGMEYLESKQLIHRDLAARNVLIGENNIAKICDFGLARVIEDNEYCPKQGSRFPVKWTAPEAIVYGKFSIKSDVWSYGILLMELFTYGQVPYPGMHGREVIELVEQGYRMPKPTSHNLPDEIYQIMLKCWDTIAEARPTFEFLTHYFERFNVTSEVPYREVPD; from the exons GATACCCAGTTTACAAAACCGAAATTAACACAGACGTAATAAGGGCTCCGACAACACACGCTCCCGCGAGCAAACTGCCAAAACCGATACATCCAGTGATACAGACACCAGTCACCCCAACTCGACCGAAGATTGTCGTGGGAGTTTATAAATATGAAGCTAGGGACTCACAG GATCTTTCCTTCGACAAAGGAGACCGCATGGAAGTTCTCGACGAATCTGACCAGGATTGGCTGTTTGTCGAGCATCTCATTACTGGCCATAAAggatttattccaggcaacttTGTGGCTCCGGAGCTGAGCGTGGAGAGTGAAGA TTGGTTCTTTGAGAACATTTCCCGGAAAGAAGCAGAAAAACTCCTACTGGGCGACGAAAGTCAACCTCGAGGCACTTTTCTGATCCGTCCCTCGGAACATAACCCTAACGGTTACTCTCTCTCCGTGAAAGATTGGGAAGTGCATCGCGGTTACCACGTGAAACATTACAAAATCAAACCGCTGGACAACGGAGGCTTTTACATTTCTACCAATAAGACTTACGAGTCCTTGCCCGAGCTAGTGCTTGCTTATAGCA aAAATGCTCTTGGGTTGTGCCATGTTTTATCCAAACCATGTAGGAAACCTGAACCCACTATGTGGGATCTTGCACCGACTTACAGAGATAAATGGGAGATATCTAGGGATGAGATTCAATTGTTGCGAAG GCTTGGTCGTGGCAATTTTGGAGAAGTTTTCTTTGGAAAATGGAAGAATCAGTATGAGGTGGCGGTAAAGACATTACGAGAGGGCACCATGTCCACGCAAGCTTTCTTACAAGAGGCGGCTATCATGAAAAAATTCCGTCATAAAAGACTG GTGGCCCTTTACGGCATATGCAGCGAACAAGAACCAGTCTACATAGTCCAAGAGTACATGTCGAAAGGCAGCCTACTCGATTTCCTCCGTAAAGACGAGGGCAAACTGTTAGAATTCGAAGACCTGATCTACATAGCGTTTCAAGTAGCCTCCGGTATGGAATACCTCGAGTCCAAGCAGCTGATTCACAGAGACTTGGCCGCCCGCAACGTGCTGATCGGCGAAAATAACATCGCGAAAATTTGCGATTTCGGTTTGGCTAGGGTGATCGAGGACAACGAGTATTGCCCGAAACAAGGCAGCAGGTTCCCGGTTAAATGGACCGCTCCGGAAGCCATAGTTTACGGAAAGTTCTCGATTAAATCGGACGTGTGGTCTTACGGTATATTACTGATGGAACTGTTTACTTACGGTCAGGTTCCTTATCCGGGAATGCACGGTAGGGAAGTGATCGAGCTGGTCGAGCAGGGATATCGTATGCCGAAACCGACTTCGCATAATTTACCCGACGAAATCTATCAGATTATGTTGAAGTGTTGGGATACGATCGCGGAAGCGAGACCGACATTCGAGTTCCTTACGCATTATTTCGAGAGGTTTAATGTGACGAGTGAGGTGCCTTACAGAGAGGTGCCCGATTAA